The Verrucomicrobiota bacterium sequence GGTTGGAGCCGCTGGAAACAGGATGAAGAATCAAAGGTATTTTTCGTCATTCTAATTGTAGCCACCTTTGTGGTTGGTCTGGACCTGTTCCTTGTTGGGGACAATTTCACTTTTCTAAATTCGCTTCGTATTTCGGCCTTCCAGGTTGTTTCTATCATGACAACTTCCGGGTTCGCGACTGCTGATTTTGGGGCATGGCCTCCCCTGTCGGATGAAATTCTACTTCTGCTTATGATTATAGGCGGTTGCGCAGGATCAACGGCGGGCGGCATCAAACTCAGCCGGTGGATCTTGTTTTTGAAGAGTATGAAGCTACAGCTTGGTTCTTCCTTTCGCCCCAATCGGATCATGAGTGTTAGTCTTAACAGTCGCCCTGTTTCCGATCGACTGCGAACAGATACCTTATTCTTTATTGGATTGGCTGGTGTCACGGTTCTTTTAGGTTCGGTGACGGTCAGCTTCATGGAACCGAGCCTGGATATCGAAAGTAGCCTATCCGCTGTTTTGGCAACCTTGTTCAATATTGGCCCGGGATTAGGTGAAGTAGGACCTACGCATAATTTTGCCCCATTGGCTCCTTACACAAAGCTCGTGCTGTCACTGCTTATGGCTCTCGGGCGATTGGAGTTTTATACCATTTTGGCGTTATTCCTTCCATCCCTTTGGAAAAGCTATTGAACTAGTATAAACAAAGCGGAATAGACGTTTCTAGATTGCCACAGGCACTGCGATGGTTTTGTGATTTTAAGTTCAATCAACGAGGCCTTTGAGCTTTTTGCCCTACCCCTAAACAATTATTAACCAAAACATAGAAAGAATTCTAAATTATCACACACGTGTTTGATTATTCCAAAGCAAGGAACCTGGTCTGCAGAATCTTTTCTTCAGATGGTAAGCCAACACGTAAGTCTTTTATTCAATCAATTATCGCTATGAAAAAACCACCTATAAAGCTCAGCTCCCTCGCATATATACTGTTAATCGGAATAATCGGAAATACATCTCACGCCGAATGGGTGGATCTTTTCGACGGGAAATCACTGAAGGGCTGGACCATTAAAAATGGCTGGGCTGAATACCGAATTGAAGATGGTGCCATCGTAGGGAAAAGCGTTCCGAAATCGCCTAACACCTTTTTGGCTTCGGACAAGAATTATGGAGACTTCATTCTGGAGCTTGAAGTGAAAATTGACGAGGGTCTTAACTCGGGAATCCAGTTTCGCAGCCACAGTTTTCCTGAGTATCGTGAAGGACGTGTACATGGGTATCAATTCGAGTTGGACACCGCCATTCGTCGCTGGACAGCCGGCATTTACGATGAAGCTCGCCGTGGTTGGCTTTACCCGGTTGACCTACACCCGGAAGCCAAGACCTTGTTTAAACAAGGTGAATGGAATAAAGTCCGGATTGAGTGTGTAGGCACTTCCATCCGCACCTGGCTGAACGGCAGTCCTGTTTCTCATTTGATCGATGATCTCACCTCGTCAGGCTTCATTGCCCTGCAGGTGCATGGAGTCGGGAATAACTCGGACGCCTTGGGCAAAGAAGTTGCCTGGCGCAATATTCGCATTAACACGGACGTCAAAACACCAACGAAGAACGAAGGATTTTACATCCGAAACCTATTACCTAATAACCTTGCCATGGTGGAAAAGAACCAGGGTTGGAAACTGTTGTGGGATGGCAAAACCACCAAGGGTTGGAGAAAAATTAGTGAACCGGAATTCCCCCAAGATGGATGGGAAGTTAAGGACGGCTCGTTCACCGTGCTTGCGGATGAAGATGGAAAAGATCCGGGTGGAGGAGATATTGTAGCCGTAGATCAATACGGGGCATTCGAACTCGATTTTGAATTTTTACCCACCAAGGGTGCCAACAGTGGAATCAAATATTTTGTAACGGAAGGCGGCAAAGCGGCCTTGGGACTCGAGTATCAAATCCTCGATGACAAGGTTCATCCGGATGCAAGCCAGGGAGTTGGTGGCAATCGCACCTGCGCCTCCCTTTATGATCTCATCCCAGCAGCGCGCGAAGTTTCCACCCGCAAGGTTCCCGTAAATATCGATGACTGGAACCATGGAAGAATTATCGTCAAGCCGGATGGACATGTAGAGCATTGGCTGAACGATTTCAAAGTGCTGGAATACGAACGCGGCTCAGATAGCTTCAACGCATTGATCGCGAAAAGTAAGTATGCAAAATATGAAGGATTTGGACTGGGAGAAAAGGGATTTATCGCCCTCACCGATCATCACGACCGTGTGAGTTACAGGAGTATCAAGATCCGGGAACTGTAGGTGGGACATCATCAGCAAATTCGATTGGAAGGTGTAGGAGCGGTTTTAACCGCGATTGGTAAATCCATCGGGTCGCTAACAAGTTTGCTCCTACATTTTTTCAGTGGTCTCCTACTGATTCACCTGTTTCTAGGCCATCTTTCCGCTCGCCCCAATATTCTTCTCATCCTTTCGGATGACCATAG is a genomic window containing:
- a CDS encoding DUF1080 domain-containing protein produces the protein MKKPPIKLSSLAYILLIGIIGNTSHAEWVDLFDGKSLKGWTIKNGWAEYRIEDGAIVGKSVPKSPNTFLASDKNYGDFILELEVKIDEGLNSGIQFRSHSFPEYREGRVHGYQFELDTAIRRWTAGIYDEARRGWLYPVDLHPEAKTLFKQGEWNKVRIECVGTSIRTWLNGSPVSHLIDDLTSSGFIALQVHGVGNNSDALGKEVAWRNIRINTDVKTPTKNEGFYIRNLLPNNLAMVEKNQGWKLLWDGKTTKGWRKISEPEFPQDGWEVKDGSFTVLADEDGKDPGGGDIVAVDQYGAFELDFEFLPTKGANSGIKYFVTEGGKAALGLEYQILDDKVHPDASQGVGGNRTCASLYDLIPAAREVSTRKVPVNIDDWNHGRIIVKPDGHVEHWLNDFKVLEYERGSDSFNALIAKSKYAKYEGFGLGEKGFIALTDHHDRVSYRSIKIREL